acTATGACGTCATCATTTCACGAGCAGTTTCAAACGGTATAGGTAACTTTTATCAGTTTTAAGTCGAATTTCGGTCTAAAACTTTCCAGGAATTGTTAGAACACTATTATGTATATAATATGTGAAAAAACACCcgtttttaaccgtgaaaagtatTCACTTTACgaaaggtgtagaaaatcagattttcaagctgaatatggcaagaattcctcgtcctgagctctgataccacttgtaggatcggtttcgacctgaatgagtcgatcggaagagctctcgtacgtttcagaggcggaaactaagaaacccACTAAAAAACAGCTTGAactacactttaaacctcttgtatattcaatTAACAGTGAttacaatgagaggaaataccggcagcacttcggtatcaggttgcctgaccgttacaaatgaactcgTTTGAAGGGTATATATAGGCTAACCCTGACCGCTTGAAGGTGACATGCCACCCTTTAAATGGTCACCTCTTCAAACGGACACCTCTCAAAATATAACAATATTTCAAACGGTTGGGCCTTTAAACAGAATCATTGATTGGGCCTTCAAACGAAAGCATATGATTGGACCTTATTCTCTTTTGTCTTCATTCATCTTGACATTCATACATTCTGAATTGTATAGTAATCTTTCAATGATGATGTCACTTGATGTCATtagtatgatgtcatcatcaataATGATGACATCACGCTTAATCCGAACCGTACCGAAtctgagactcgacataagacgaagacgacagatgactgcaccaacacatctttctcttcacaatgcTTGCAAGATTCAAAACATTTTAGACATGGTTTGAttacttcaataatcttttctacttcaataaTCTTCTGAACTTCAAtaactttttcaacttcaaccacaTTCTCAGATTCAACCAACATCTCAGCGGCTTTAACTTCTTCACATTTTTCATTCGTATTTGTCTCAGCAAAATTTTCACATTTCATCCTTTTCAATTCTTTTGCTGGTCATTTTTCCTTCAGCTTTTCTaatctatctgcaaaataaaattgaaaactttcaggagataaagaAGTTTTTCCAATGTTAATTTGtgtctcttcctcatcatcactgtcatcagATGATGATTGATCAAAGACTTGAGTACTTTCTGAACTATCTTCTGAAGTAACAAAATCTTCATCTTGATTCTTCTCATCACCAGCAATTCATTTCATCCATTCCTTCATCAAATCGGGTTTTTGAAAGATTTGTGCGGTGAGAGCTACAACTTTTGAATCTGGTGGAATGTATTCGTCCCAGCTGAACccttctgccactttttcatcatcttgatcaatgataccaaaagaagctttcttatttgcttcttcgatcattttagcatgtgcagtttatggttctttttgttgatacggttgatgagcaacttgttgatatatggctttccaaTAATAGTCATTGTTTTCAAACGTATTCtgtgctccacttgcttctcgatttttacattccctcttgaaatgtcctttctccTTGCATTGGAAACAAgaaactttagatttatcaaaacctaaagtagaaacattagcatcccTGAAATCATCCCTTCCTGTAATCatcttaaacttttcagctcttctcaaaacactagctaaacaccatttaatattatctgatcgtaatcctcttttgtcagcatagaATTTCCGATTCTACCTGCAACCAATCcctcataagattctaacactGTAGCAAGCAATGACATGTGACTTTTGGCGACCTcttcagagaaattttgaccattctgaagatgcaacACAATGTTGCAGTTTAAAACATGACCATTACTGTTGTTTGAGCTTTGGAACTGATGACTTGAGGTTGAACTCttcggattaacacttggatatgaagagaaaCCACTACTGTTGTTAGAACTTTGATTTACCGACCCAGATGAGTTTTCAGCACTGAAAGCAGCTTGAACTTTTGGACTTGCTTCAACCTCTTGCACacttcctttgtagtacatcttgaTGTCTTGTTGGCCACTTGGACTGTTCACTCTAGCTATCTTTTGTTGCTCCAGATCTTttccttcaatcttttcaatgaactgggAAATAGTCAAGTTATCATATTCTCCCgtgtttttcaagatcatcaaatatgtaccccattctttctgaggtaaagcatcagctaacttatCGACCCATTCTTCTTGATCTTTGTTAATATCCAACAATGACATTGATcgcactaaatggcaatatctttcaatcagcttctttgaaGATTCACCAGGCAAACTcgaaaacaaatcaaattctttcttaagcaatgctttcttactcctgatcatcttctcactaccctcaaacttaatTTCAAGCGCATCCCAGATCGATCGTGAAgtaccatcatgttgaagtaaaataaagatatcttcttttataacctgctgaagtagactaatcatcatcttttctgctttatacatATCTCTTTCTTTGTCTGTCatctcaaaaatctttttgataacttGCAAATCTGTACGAGGTTTAACATACTTTTTCTCAATACATTCCCACGACCTTAAATGattagcttgaacccaattctcaaaccgatctttccaaccataatactcctcaatacccattagcttcgggggtttttgtaaagttcccgtctcattttccatgttcatgctttgagcaatagtagccggagtagtcggggcagtagcaaacgcgttataaaattcctcttccatgattcggtaacaagTTCCCTAAATcagacactttcaagcgaaatcaatcctttcaaacgaaataaccCTCTGGTGCGAAATAACCTGCACAATGGCTTCAAGTGAAATGATTCACACGAAATAAgaaatttcacacgaaatgagtgatttcgtgcgaaatgaccaaacgaatgatgatttcgtgcgaaatcaactaATTTTCACACGAAATGAAAATACTTTAGTACGAAAtagtgatttcgtacgaaataagcTACAATGTCAAGCGAAATGAGTCAAAaatgtgatttcgtgcgaaatcaagaagctatttcgtgcgaaatcaagaagctatttcgtgcgaaatactgctgatgtcatcatgtCAGCCatatttttgtcaaattgatcaggttttaattcgaattttggtccaattctttcaaggctttgttaaaacagtgtttcgcaTATAATGTGTGAAAATTAGCCCtttttaaccgtaaaaacttgtttaattttaaaaagaaggtgtagaagtcagaaaacagATGAATTCAAGCTGAATTCGCTAAGAAcccctcctcctgagctctgataccacatgtaggatcgttttcacgaccgaaacgagtcgttcagaggtgttcttctcaatacgagaggcggaaactaacgtatcgagttcgaaatagctagatattcactttaattgtctttctgattgatttgacaaagttttacatcgagtagacacttcggcagcagttcggcactgaaaccggaaagttacaaatgacaaggcacGCCTAGTATTTATAGGGctggctatttcgcacgaaatagcccATACGAAATCAGTTTCATGCGAAATagtcatttcatgcgaaatgactggttgatttcgtgcgaaatgacatccatgtcatttcgtgcgaaataccctcCAAACTCATGTTTTGACATTTTTCTTGAACTACGTGCCCTGAACTATAcaatctaatacaagactcgatacaagacgaagtcgacagacatatgcaccaacaagaactttaatttagacgacagtcaaatgaagagttctatgctcaaaagaagaaacaacaacaacaagtcaaagatgtttcaaagaagaCATGTTTCAAGTGTGATCAAACTGGACATGTTGGTCGTAAATGTCCGAATCtaaaacctgttgatgttgaacaAAAGAGACAACAAACTGAAGCTGTTAAAcagaagtcaaccaagtttgaatcataacaaacttggaaaccaaaatAAAAAACACTCAGAGTTGAGTCTAAACATATTTGGAAACAAAAGGTTGATTTTCAAAAGCCAAATCAAACTTGGGAACTAAAAACTTCTAAGTTTGAACCAAAACAAATATGGAAACCAAAAATTGATCCAAGATTTTATCAAAGACAAGTTTCAAAAGGTCAAATTTGGGTGGAAAAAAAGATTTctataaattataataaaaaggaaaatgtttttgaaaataaTGAAAAGAACTATCCAGTTTTACCTGGAAAGGTTCATATTCAGCTATCTGAGTCAAAGGAGGCTTGGGTTGCTTTGTTCAAATGATTAAGTTGAGTGATTGTGTAGGTGCTCAAGATAGATATTGATTGTCAAACTAAGGAAAGGAGCAGCATGGCACCGAAGGAGGCTGGTGGTCCCTGCAACTGAAATCAGAGAGTTTGTtcatttctgtacataaataaaccatactttaaaaaccctaaaaatagaaaatttaaaaatccaaaaatatgtttttattctgtcaaaaaaatatgtttttttttttaaatttgttaaaaaataaaaaatcttaaaaattgtTACTTGAAAAGATTTCAGAACTAGAACAAAATTGTGTTGAAAATCATTATTGTGTTCTTCGCGTTTTTCATTGTGTTAATTGGTGTTTTGTGTGGAAATAGTCATATTTTGGTGTCTTGATCCTTTGAAAGGGTGCTTTAAAAGATAACGTTAATTCCTTTTAAAATATTTAAACTATTAAAATATCTTTAAATTtttaaaatgatttataaataCTTTGTTTAGGAAAGTAGAAAAATTCACGTGTTATCTCCGTGTTCAAATTTTCATATTTACACTCTAGCAGTTTTCAAGAAAACTGTTCTTATCCAGAAAAAAATCAATTTCATATTTATACTATGTGGTTAGTATATTAACTGGTAGGAAATCGCTTTGGGTGCAGTGGGTCCATTCTTATCAtttgaaaaatataagtttttgggAGGTTCCTTTGCAACAGAACATTTGTTGGAGCTGGTGAAAATTGTTGTCGATAAGGCCTACAATAAGAGAATTTTTATGGTCTGAGATAGGGAATGGTACAAACACATCCCTTTGGTATGATCGCTGGTGTGATAGTTGTCCTCTTAGCTCATATGTTTCTCCCAGACAAATGAATCAAGGGGGGTTATCCATTTATTCTACGGTCTCTGATGTTGTTCATGGGGCTAGTTGGGAATGGCCGATAGCGTGGAGGAATGTCTTTCTGATTCTCTTTAGGTTGAGGCTGGTTCATCTGAACCCTTCTAAAACGGACGTGATCAAATGGAGAAAAGAGGATGGTAATCTTGAGGAATTCTCTACTTCTTTAGCTTGGGATGCTCTTAGGAATCACGAAATAGTACCTCCTTGGAATAACTTGTCTCCTTTCTCTATACCAAGGCATGCGTTTTTGATGTGGCTTGTTTTTAGACGAAAATTGTCCACCCAGGATAGAATTCAGGAGTGGAATTGGGCTTCAGGTTCAATGGACCTCATGTGTTGTCTTCTTTGTAAAAGGGATATGGATTCTCATAGTCACCTATTCTTTGAATGCTCTTACTCTAATCAGATCTGGTGCTCTGTTCGGAAAAAAGTAGGGATGAATCACATTCAAGGCAAATGGGAGGATATTGTTACATGGCTGATTCCGATATTGTCTTCTAAATCAGCGCATATAGTGGCTGCCAAGCTAGTGTTAGTCGCGTCTGCTTACTACATATGGCAAGAGAGGAATGctagatttttgaaaaatcaactAAGGACGCCAGAGAAAGTGGAGGAGATTATTGTGGAGACGGTAAGACTAAAGCTGCAAGAATGGAAGATTACATCCCAGGATGTGTTTATAGACGACTAGCTAAGTTGTTCTGATTTATGTGTTGCGCTTCTTGTTAGCTTCGTAGTTGTTTTTTGGTTTGGCTTGTAGTTTATCTTTGTGCTTGTGTTACATTGGTAGTGGCATGTCGCTCCAATGAACTAGAGTGGTACTCTGCCCTCTACTTGTTTTGTTTTGATAGTAATACAAATCACCAGGGTATACccttttacccaaaaaaaaaagttttcgaACTACTTTTCAAACTACATCTTTTCGAAATACTTTTCAAACTACATCTTTTCGAATTACTTTTCGAAAAGGCCTATCATCACATCACCACCTTCACCGCTTCTCCGCCACCTACACTTTCGTCGTCTTCCCCATTACAACCTCCGACCACCGTATACCATAACCATTACCAACCTCCATCGTTCTTTTTGtcactttcgtttaccatcatCTACAACCAGCTACCATCATTCACAGCCCATTGAACAGACCTCACACTAGCACTTCCTTCATCTTTTAAAACCCTACGCATCTCACCACCGTGACCTCTTCATGACACCACAGTCGACCATCGTTActcttgatgcgtgttagtgtgtatgtgatttaggtatatattttaagccctttttacactttttagccaagttttaaatttgtaaacacgatatttactaacactaaacacacatctgggcaagtgcacccatcgtggacgtagtatagtgttggtaagaaaccgaggtcgtctaaggacacaagagcttttagtaccggtttatccacaacgtctaatcaaatcaaaatattagaaaaagcttttttaaactagaaaaataaaactaactaaaatgctgaaaagtaaaataaaagtaaaaacagatagacaagatgaatcacttggatccgtctcgtgtgtagtgtaacctttgattattttcgcacttttgcacttgtttaagagattatcttagttattgtagtaggcccctcttttgaaggcgacgttaccctcaacccagtagtttgagtcagcaaggatacaatcctaaagggtcggattattgaaagatagttaattaagttattaatgcataatgtggtaggcccctcttttgaaggtgacgttaccctcggctaagcagtctgagtcagcagggatacagtcctaagtagccgggttaaagttttaatagtagtttaacttatgaggggatcaaagagtttggtgggtattaaaggaggtcctactaaatttgacccaggtcctttgcaggatctatacactgaaaaatggcaagactcttaccaaaccgttcccttaacccccgaccaggtagccaacatacctccatatagaccgcggagatatgaatagtgaaaatcttttattttatatagacagtaaaataatgccaagacaccacagacaaacgataaggaagaatcaccttcaacataagaaactagtaattaaagtcattaatacataaccaatttaaaagtgcaaaatattaaaaataaaaagtattacactaaacacttgtcttcaccaagtgatgtaagagacttaggcaaacaaggcctttgattgtcaaaaactcttacgatcaatcttggatcccgagacgactcacacactctatgatggacaatggatgatggtggtggatgatggtgttgtgatggtggtgggtggtgggtgaagtgtgagagaggtggtgtgccaagggctGAGTTGCaggagctccaagcactcctatttataggctgaacagaagttcgggcacggccctgtgtccattgggcacggccccgtgtccatcctcctctcttttttcattaaatgcagtttgtctgcattagttgaccatgcccacgtgtccgctgagcacgaccccgtgtgcagaagcatatctgtactatcaagatttgcctggattctgcgaatcttatagttgaccacgaccccgtgtctgctgagcacggccccgtggtgggcgatggaagcttctaccactttgtcttttctgctgacacttgggcacgctcccgtgctcactgagcacggggcgtgttcagtcttctgtcttcttgttttgcttgggaagatgctgtcaggaggttgggcatgccacgtttgctccttttcttgtatttatgttagatttagctgcctttttgcttcttttgtttatttgagctcatttaatcctgaaattACAAAAGGAatacaaaagcacactttttccaacctagtactaaaaaagggttagttttatgccacaattgatttaatttatatgttgcattttgtacacatcacTCTCCAACAACTTCCTATCACCACTCCGCTCCATTATCAACCTGCAACTCAGTACACTATTTCGTACCTACAACACATCGTCGTCGTCGTCACTGCAACACCTTCAACACAGTTCATCGTACCTCCATCTAAACATCACCAAAGATCCACGTTCTTCACCCTCAACCACCATCTTCATCTTCCATCTGACGACCACCATCTGAAAATTCGAATTCCTTCGAGATCACCATTTCGAACGCATCCGAAATTAAGTTTCTGAAATACGAGATTTCAAAATAAAGTTTTCGAGTTGCAAACTCTCTTTTAGAATTCTAAATTCAAAAGTATTCAAATTGCAACGTCATGGTCACCGTTGAAAGCTTAATGGACCATCATCACTCGTCAACCGTACACCGCGTCATCGTCACCATTATCCACTGTTAAACCACTCATCTCCGGCATCGACCTCCGCAACCCCTCCACCATTATGCACCCGATTCTACCTTGCACCTCACCATCTCCATCGTATAACCGACTATCACCTCTATTCATGACCTCCGTTCATCACCTTTGTATATTTATCTTTTTCGTTTGATCGATAAAACGAAGAAGACTCCTTTTGTTTTTTTTGTGACATTTGAGGTGCCGGGAAAGGGAAAGAAAAGAATATGAAGGATTTATTGTGATAGTTTCAGTGGTCGGGAAGAGAGAGTGTTGGAAAAGATTGAAACAATTGCATTGAAGTTGATCTGAAGtttaccataagcttgccaagcaatcaatcctcctctttttaactatatacctttgtaaatatcaagaggactttttgggtgaagggttagg
This genomic stretch from Helianthus annuus cultivar XRQ/B chromosome 8, HanXRQr2.0-SUNRISE, whole genome shotgun sequence harbors:
- the LOC110870587 gene encoding uncharacterized protein LOC110870587, yielding MNQGGLSIYSTVSDVVHGASWEWPIAWRNVFLILFRLRLVHLNPSKTDVIKWRKEDGNLEEFSTSLAWDALRNHEIVPPWNNLSPFSIPRHAFLMWLVFRRKLSTQDRIQEWNWASGSMDLMCCLLCKRDMDSHSHLFFECSYSNQIWCSVRKKVGMNHIQGKWEDIVTWLIPILSSKSAHIVAAKLVLVASAYYIWQERNARFLKNQLRTPEKVEEIIVETVRLKLQEWKITSQDVFIDD